One stretch of Microcoleus sp. FACHB-672 DNA includes these proteins:
- a CDS encoding calcium-binding protein, giving the protein MPTAVLPEFVQDKELLEGFYKGIIEIPDGAVTLGTTSGNTAGQGTTGDDTLTGSAGADTLQGDLGDDSLLGNGGNDTLLGSDGDDTILGNAGNDQIFGNRDLDSLLGGEGADTILGGQSGDQLFGEAGNDYVNGNRDSDTVYGGIGDDTVRGGQEADSLLGEAGNDSLFGDLGPDTLTGGDGLDRFVIGKGTGGSSLTGADLIVDFVNGQDVIVLADDLTFADLRISAGTEAQNGNVIIQIQDPDQAQGTNLVLAIIQGANTGTINTAAFTPLVI; this is encoded by the coding sequence ATGCCAACTGCTGTTCTCCCAGAGTTCGTGCAAGATAAAGAGTTGCTGGAAGGTTTTTATAAGGGAATTATCGAGATTCCTGATGGTGCTGTAACCCTTGGCACAACTAGCGGGAATACAGCAGGACAGGGTACAACCGGCGATGATACCCTCACCGGCAGCGCTGGTGCCGATACGCTTCAAGGCGATTTGGGGGATGACAGTCTTCTTGGCAATGGCGGGAACGATACACTTTTGGGCAGTGATGGCGATGACACAATCCTGGGAAATGCCGGCAATGACCAAATTTTCGGAAACCGAGATTTAGACTCACTTTTAGGCGGCGAGGGTGCCGACACGATTCTGGGCGGACAAAGTGGTGATCAACTCTTTGGTGAAGCCGGCAATGACTATGTTAATGGCAACCGAGATAGTGATACGGTTTATGGTGGCATCGGGGATGATACGGTGCGCGGCGGGCAAGAGGCTGATAGCCTTCTAGGAGAGGCCGGCAATGATTCGCTGTTTGGCGATCTGGGTCCTGATACGTTAACTGGTGGGGATGGGCTAGACAGGTTTGTGATCGGTAAAGGAACCGGCGGTTCATCCCTTACTGGTGCAGACCTCATTGTTGATTTTGTCAATGGTCAAGATGTAATTGTGTTAGCAGACGATCTGACGTTTGCAGATTTACGAATTTCTGCCGGCACAGAGGCTCAGAATGGCAACGTGATTATTCAAATTCAAGACCCCGATCAAGCCCAAGGCACGAATCTCGTCTTGGCAATCATCCAGGGTGCGAACACCGGCACCATAAATACGGCTGCTTTCACTCCGCTAGTTATTTAA
- a CDS encoding DUF3110 domain-containing protein → MRVFVLIFNARTENEGIHTLKDLRSQRNKVLMFESEDDATRYALRLEAQDFPAPSVETVDDDEVMEFCRSADYDWELVPAGELALPPESNVEETEWQADSVEEEEMTQSELDRIRRQFEGLL, encoded by the coding sequence ATGCGAGTGTTCGTCTTAATCTTTAACGCCCGAACCGAGAATGAGGGAATTCATACGCTTAAGGATCTGCGATCGCAACGCAATAAAGTTCTTATGTTCGAGTCCGAAGACGACGCCACGCGCTATGCATTGCGTTTAGAAGCTCAAGATTTTCCAGCTCCCTCGGTGGAAACGGTAGACGACGACGAAGTTATGGAATTTTGCCGCAGTGCAGACTATGACTGGGAATTGGTGCCGGCAGGTGAGCTGGCACTTCCCCCAGAAAGCAATGTGGAAGAAACAGAATGGCAAGCCGACAGTGTTGAAGAAGAAGAGATGACTCAATCTGAACTTGATCGCATTCGCCGGCAATTTGAAGGTCTTTTATAA
- the murQ gene encoding N-acetylmuramic acid 6-phosphate etherase, translated as MKTLEERGHLLTEQINPNSRNLDQLSSLEFVDLFNREDAQTLAAIAAAREELAKAIDLTAEKLRSGGRLFYVGAGTSGRLGVLDAAECPPTFCTAPELVQGIIAGGAGALIRSSEDLEDKAEDGSEAISHRHVTKLDVVVGITAGGTTPFVHGALQAAKARGATAILIACVPAEQVSAEADLDIRLIVGPEILAGSTRLKAGTVTKMALNILSTGIMVKLGKVYGNRMVDVAVTNKKLHDRALRMLQDLTDLNRDDAGYLLERSGRSVKLALLMHWTGLEREAGNELLAKHQGNLRTATVSYQNQQD; from the coding sequence GTGAAGACTTTGGAGGAACGCGGTCATCTGCTGACTGAGCAAATCAATCCCAACAGTCGAAATTTAGACCAGTTGAGTTCGCTGGAATTTGTAGATTTGTTCAATCGGGAAGATGCTCAGACGCTTGCGGCAATTGCAGCGGCGCGGGAAGAACTGGCAAAGGCAATTGACCTGACGGCAGAGAAACTGCGTAGCGGCGGACGTCTGTTTTATGTGGGTGCCGGCACGAGTGGTCGTTTGGGAGTGCTGGATGCGGCAGAGTGTCCGCCTACTTTCTGCACGGCGCCGGAACTGGTGCAGGGAATTATTGCTGGGGGTGCAGGCGCTTTAATCCGCAGTTCTGAAGATTTGGAAGACAAGGCTGAGGATGGATCGGAAGCGATCTCTCACCGGCACGTAACGAAACTAGATGTGGTGGTGGGAATTACTGCCGGCGGGACGACTCCATTTGTTCATGGTGCCTTGCAAGCGGCGAAAGCACGGGGTGCAACGGCGATTTTGATCGCGTGTGTGCCGGCTGAACAAGTGAGTGCAGAGGCTGACTTGGATATTCGGCTGATTGTTGGCCCAGAAATACTGGCCGGTTCAACCCGACTGAAAGCCGGTACAGTTACGAAGATGGCGTTAAATATCCTCTCCACCGGCATTATGGTGAAGTTGGGCAAAGTCTACGGCAATCGCATGGTGGATGTTGCGGTTACGAATAAAAAGCTCCATGATCGCGCTTTGCGAATGCTGCAAGACTTGACAGATCTTAACCGCGACGATGCCGGTTATTTATTAGAGCGCAGTGGTCGTTCTGTGAAGTTAGCGCTGCTGATGCACTGGACAGGTTTGGAACGTGAAGCCGGCAATGAGTTGCTCGCTAAGCACCAAGGTAATCTCAGAACAGCTACAGTCAGTTATCAAAATCAACAGGATTGA